From the Hylaeus volcanicus isolate JK05 chromosome 4, UHH_iyHylVolc1.0_haploid, whole genome shotgun sequence genome, one window contains:
- the LOC128874722 gene encoding PH and SEC7 domain-containing protein isoform X3: protein MCRVPEFSAASHSVATCLSQMPNFAYCLLCCCRPLDRYLSRRGDRFDYVDYVPLCQVEAGDVILRVDEVDVNRFSTKEVLKCLRLSSDPVTLKLRRDPAIKAHVRRLLTPGQPVCDETDSSKISHEVTTLASNPRAVTSGNGEKTESRKPGTPELPGGSPQEPTGATQYATRSNGSYSDASGSSELEALLPPVVDSFKEEERAQWEPLSGDKFTRQKNTPRFEAYMMTGDLMLNLSRTQQSSGLLPKHQKKVDSLRYNNHHTHHHHNHHNHHHHNSVPTSPNEMLGHHRAYKCTGSNSASTSPVGISKRENSQCPGQSDSNKPNAASFGYSSGFVRTSRSEDHLQFQKDPSMSAVDIDIDDDVTSSLNTLLDTRPDSGQGLSSERIVWTYNAPVSSPSASERTSCCQNGSSSQSSSSSSSTEGTSPQRSLSPASPTSVSSSVMSSNSGSRRFPPPVPTGATATALGPSGDGTASSASGLHPTNGDLSQSEAISNMSSPDYNDEETMDILSARDIMMVSDPSDSDSTILASEPPQRRLKNASQSSNAYATAQDATEHRIVIQVKGPDKDATSARNTSPRQNRRRGNPSNVDLVPTSTAQGTAQRTSVTAAGSVTPEFVGYQELKESEDEKEALNICNYDERHSGASPPQSADEESDIESLHSFHYSPKAVDLPSAVRLAKRLYSLDGFKKSDVSRHLSKNNDFSRAVAEEYLRYFNFERDTLDVALRKFLAQFSLTGETQERERVLVHFSKRFLDCNPGAFNSQDAVHTLTCAIMLLNTDLHGQNIGRKMSCNEFIENLSELNDGDNFPREVLKQLYNAIKSFPLEWALDEEGDETANQAIQQGDVPAISGTGNPFLDVPNVTGATEFKKGYVMRKCCYDSNGKKTPFGKRGWKMYYCTLRELVLYLHKDEHGFRNDSLHNAIRIHHALATKASDYTKKQHVFRLQTADQAEYLFQTSDSKELQSWIDTINFVCASFSCQPLAGAVGSQRKFQRPLLPCSHTKLSPREQLRDHEERVSKLEAELEEHRRHPPERGAKALAVQNYKEKDAYLHHELKRYKTYAYLLRSRLAFTEVEPSLVESSIGEVDEGSGALLNSEVALVPPPVPDRPAINRIEAVSS, encoded by the exons ATGTGCCGTGTTCCTGAATTCTCGGCTGCGTCGCATAGCGTTGCGACGTGCCTTTCGCAAATGCCCAATTTCGCGTACTGTCTATTGTGTTGTTGCCGGCCCCTTGATCGATACTTGTCGAGACGCGGCGACAGATTCGATTACGTCGACTATGTTCCCCTCTGTCAG GTCGAGGCCGGTGACGTCATACTCAGGGTGGACGAAGTCGATGTCAACCGATTCAGTACTAAAGAAG TGCTGAAATGTCTGCGGCTCTCGTCGGACCCTGTCACCCTGAAGCTACGAAGGG ATCCAGCAATAAAAGCGCACGTGCGTCGTTTGTTAACGCCTGGGCAGCCGGTGTGCGACGAAACGGACTCGTCGAAGATCTCGCACGAGGTGACGACCCTCGCTAGTAATCCCAGGGCCGTGACGTCAGGGAACGGGGAGAAAACGGAATCTAGGAAGCCTGGAACCCCAGAATTGCCAGGTGGCTCGCCCCAGGAACCGACTGGAGCGACGCAATATGCGACCAGAAGCAACGGTTCCTACAGCGATGCTTCCGGTTCCTCCGAGCTGGAGGCGCTTCTTCCACCCGTCGTCGACAGCTTCAAGGAGGAAGAACGAGCCCAATGGGAGCCTCTGTCTGGCGATAAGTTCACCAGACAGAAGAACACGCCTAG GTTCGAAGCGTATATGATGACTGGCGACCTGATGTTGAACCTGTCGCGTACCCAGCAGAGCAGCGGCCTGTTACCGAAACATCAGAAGAAGGTCGACTCGCTTAGGTACAACAATCATCACACCCACCATCACCATAATCACCACAATCACCACCATCATAACTCGGTACCCACCAGTCCTAACGAGATGCTGGGCCATCACCGTGCTTACAAGTGCACCGGTTCGAATTCGGCCAGCACCTCACCGGTGGGGATCAGCAAACGCGAGAACAGCCAATGCCCGGGTCAGAGCGACTCTAACAAACCGAACGCCGCGAGTTTCGGTTACTCGAGCGGTTTCGTGCGCACCTCGCGCTCCGAGGATCATTTGCAATTCCAAAAGGACCCGTCGATGAGCGCGGTGGACATTGACATTGACGACGACGTCACGTCCAGCTTGAACACCCTGTTGGACACGCGGCCGGACAGCGGCCAGGGTCTGTCCAGCGAGCGGATCGTCTGGACGTACAACGCCCCTGTTAGCTCGCCGTCCGCCTCGGAGCGCACCTCGTGCTGCCAAAATGGCAGCTCGTCGCAATCCTCGTCGAGTAGCTCCTCGACGGAGGGCACTAGTCCCCAGAGATCCTTATCGCCTGCCTCCCCTACCTCGGTCTCGTCCTCCGTCATGTCCTCCAATTCTGGATCCCGTAGGTTCCCACCGCCGGTCCCCACGGGCGCCACCGCGACCGCCCTGGGCCCATCCGGCGACGGGACCGCCTCCTCGGCCTCCGGGCTTCATCCCACCAACGGTGACCTCAGTCAGTCAGAGGCAATCAGCAACATGTCCAGTCCCGACTACAACGACGAGGAGACTATGGACATACTCAGTGCCCGCGATATCATGATGGTCAGTGATCCAAGTGACAGTGACTCGACGATACTGGCCAGCGAGCCGCCCCAGAGGAGGCTCAAGAACGCCTCGCAGTCGTCCAACGCGTACGCGACCGCGCAGGACGCTACCGAGCACAGGATAGTGATACAGGTGAAAGGACCGGACAAGGACGCGACGTCCGCGAGGAACACCAGCCCCAGGCAGAACAGACGACGCGGGAACCCCAGCAACGTCGACTTGGTGCCCACCTCCACTGCTCAAGGCACCGCGCAACGGACCTCCGTCACCGCTGCTGGAAGTGTTACCCCTGAATTCGTTGGATATCAG GAGTTGAAGGAGAGCGAGGACGAGAAGGAGGCATTGAATATCTGCAACTACGACGAGAGGCACAGCGGCGCGTCGCCTCCTCAATCTGCCGACGAAGAGAGCGACATCGAGAGCTTGCACAGCTTCCATTACAGTCCAAAAGCAGTGGACTTGCCGTCAGCGGTTCGATTGGCCAAGAGGCTGTACTCGTTGGACGGGTTCAAGAAGTCTGATGTCTCCAGACACCTTAGCAAAAA CAACGACTTTAGTAGAGCGGTAGCCGAAGAATACTTGAGATACTTCAACTTCGAACGGGACACGCTGGACGTGGCTCTCAGAAAGTTCCTTGCCCAGTTCTCTCTGACAGGCGAGACccaagagagagaaagggttCTTGTACATTTCTCCAAGAGATTTCTCGACTGCAACCCGGGCGCATTCAATTCGCAGG ACGCTGTTCACACCTTAACTTGTGCTATAATGCTGCTCAACACGGATCTACACGGTCAAAATATCGGCAGGAAAATGTCGTGTAATGAATTTATCGAAAACCTCTCGGAATTGAACGACGGTGACAATTTTCCCAGGGAGGTCCTCAAGCAGCTTTACAATGCTATCAAATCGTTCCCCTTGGAATGGGCCTT AGACGAAGAAGGGGATGAAACAGCGAACCAAGCAATTCAGCAAGGTGATGTTCCAGCGATATCTGGAACTGGCAATCCATTTCTCGACGTGCCAAATGTTACGGGTGCTACGGAGTTCAAGAAGGGTTACGTTATGCGGAAATGTTGCTACGACTCCAACggaaagaaaa CACCGTTTGGGAAACGAGGCTGGAAGATGTATTATTGTACGCTGCGAGaacttgtattatatttgCACAAAGACGAGCATGGCTTCCGTAACGATAGTTTGCACAACGCGATACGCATTCATCATGCGTTGGCGACGAAGGCGTCGGACTACACGAAAAAACAACACGTATTCAGGTTACAGACTGCCGATCAGGCGGAGTATCTCTTCCAAACGAG TGATTCCAAAGAACTACAATCATGGATCGACACGATCAATTTCGTGTGCGCGAGTTTTTCCTGCCAACCGTTAGCAGGCGCTGTGGGCTCACAACGAAAATTTCAGCGACCACTGCTCCCCTGCAGCCACACGAAATTATCTCCT AGAGAACAGTTACGGGACCACGAGGAAAGGGTTAGCAAATTAGAAGCTGAACTGGAGGAGCACAGGCGGCATCCACCCGAAAGAGGGGCGAAAGCTCTCGCTGTACAGAACTATAAGGAAAAGGATGCCTACTTGCATCACGAG TTGAAAAGGTACAAAACGTACGCGTACTTGCTACGATCGAGGCTGGCATTTACAGAGGTGGAGCCATCATTGGTGGAGAGCAGTATCGGTGAAGTGGACGAAGGAAGCGGGGCTCTGCTGAATTCCGAGGTGGCGTTAGTGCCACCACCTGTTCCCGATCGGCCAGCCATAAATAG GATTGAGGCAGTGTCATCGTGA
- the LOC128874722 gene encoding PH and SEC7 domain-containing protein isoform X4: MCRVPEFSAASHSVATCLSQMPNFAYCLLCCCRPLDRYLSRRGDRFDYVDYVPLCQVEAGDVILRVDEVDVNRFSTKEVLKCLRLSSDPVTLKLRRDPAIKAHVRRLLTPGQPVCDETDSSKISHEVTTLASNPRAVTSGNGEKTESRKPGTPELPGGSPQEPTGATQYATRSNGSYSDASGSSELEALLPPVVDSFKEEERAQWEPLSGDKFTRQKNTPRFEAYMMTGDLMLNLSRTQQSSGLLPKHQKKVDSLRYNNHHTHHHHNHHNHHHHNSVPTSPNEMLGHHRAYKCTGSNSASTSPVGISKRENSQCPGQSDSNKPNAASFGYSSGFVRTSRSEDHLQFQKDPSMSAVDIDIDDDVTSSLNTLLDTRPDSGQGLSSERIVWTYNAPVSSPSASERTSCCQNGSSSQSSSSSSSTEGTSPQRSLSPASPTSVSSSVMSSNSGSRRFPPPVPTGATATALGPSGDGTASSASGLHPTNGDLSQSEAISNMSSPDYNDEETMDILSARDIMMVSDPSDSDSTILASEPPQRRLKNASQSSNAYATAQDATEHRIVIQVKGPDKDATSARNTSPRQNRRRGNPSNVDLVPTSTAQGTAQRTSVTAAGSVTPEFVGYQELKESEDEKEALNICNYDERHSGASPPQSADEESDIESLHSFHYSPKAVDLPSAVRLAKRLYSLDGFKKSDVSRHLSKNNDFSRAVAEEYLRYFNFERDTLDVALRKFLAQFSLTGETQERERVLVHFSKRFLDCNPGAFNSQDAVHTLTCAIMLLNTDLHGQNIGRKMSCNEFIENLSELNDGDNFPREVLKQLYNAIKSFPLEWALDEEGDETANQAIQQGDVPAISGTGNPFLDVPNVTGATEFKKGYVMRKCCYDSNGKKTPFGKRGWKMYYCTLRELVLYLHKDEHGFRNDSLHNAIRIHHALATKASDYTKKQHVFRLQTADQAEYLFQTSDSKELQSWIDTINFVCASFSCQPLAGAVGSQRKFQRPLLPCSHTKLSPREQLRDHEERVSKLEAELEEHRRHPPERGAKALAVQNYKEKDAYLHHELKRYKTYAYLLRSRLAFTEVEPSLVESSIGEVDEGSGALLNSEVALVPPPVPDRPAINSMCGLV; encoded by the exons ATGTGCCGTGTTCCTGAATTCTCGGCTGCGTCGCATAGCGTTGCGACGTGCCTTTCGCAAATGCCCAATTTCGCGTACTGTCTATTGTGTTGTTGCCGGCCCCTTGATCGATACTTGTCGAGACGCGGCGACAGATTCGATTACGTCGACTATGTTCCCCTCTGTCAG GTCGAGGCCGGTGACGTCATACTCAGGGTGGACGAAGTCGATGTCAACCGATTCAGTACTAAAGAAG TGCTGAAATGTCTGCGGCTCTCGTCGGACCCTGTCACCCTGAAGCTACGAAGGG ATCCAGCAATAAAAGCGCACGTGCGTCGTTTGTTAACGCCTGGGCAGCCGGTGTGCGACGAAACGGACTCGTCGAAGATCTCGCACGAGGTGACGACCCTCGCTAGTAATCCCAGGGCCGTGACGTCAGGGAACGGGGAGAAAACGGAATCTAGGAAGCCTGGAACCCCAGAATTGCCAGGTGGCTCGCCCCAGGAACCGACTGGAGCGACGCAATATGCGACCAGAAGCAACGGTTCCTACAGCGATGCTTCCGGTTCCTCCGAGCTGGAGGCGCTTCTTCCACCCGTCGTCGACAGCTTCAAGGAGGAAGAACGAGCCCAATGGGAGCCTCTGTCTGGCGATAAGTTCACCAGACAGAAGAACACGCCTAG GTTCGAAGCGTATATGATGACTGGCGACCTGATGTTGAACCTGTCGCGTACCCAGCAGAGCAGCGGCCTGTTACCGAAACATCAGAAGAAGGTCGACTCGCTTAGGTACAACAATCATCACACCCACCATCACCATAATCACCACAATCACCACCATCATAACTCGGTACCCACCAGTCCTAACGAGATGCTGGGCCATCACCGTGCTTACAAGTGCACCGGTTCGAATTCGGCCAGCACCTCACCGGTGGGGATCAGCAAACGCGAGAACAGCCAATGCCCGGGTCAGAGCGACTCTAACAAACCGAACGCCGCGAGTTTCGGTTACTCGAGCGGTTTCGTGCGCACCTCGCGCTCCGAGGATCATTTGCAATTCCAAAAGGACCCGTCGATGAGCGCGGTGGACATTGACATTGACGACGACGTCACGTCCAGCTTGAACACCCTGTTGGACACGCGGCCGGACAGCGGCCAGGGTCTGTCCAGCGAGCGGATCGTCTGGACGTACAACGCCCCTGTTAGCTCGCCGTCCGCCTCGGAGCGCACCTCGTGCTGCCAAAATGGCAGCTCGTCGCAATCCTCGTCGAGTAGCTCCTCGACGGAGGGCACTAGTCCCCAGAGATCCTTATCGCCTGCCTCCCCTACCTCGGTCTCGTCCTCCGTCATGTCCTCCAATTCTGGATCCCGTAGGTTCCCACCGCCGGTCCCCACGGGCGCCACCGCGACCGCCCTGGGCCCATCCGGCGACGGGACCGCCTCCTCGGCCTCCGGGCTTCATCCCACCAACGGTGACCTCAGTCAGTCAGAGGCAATCAGCAACATGTCCAGTCCCGACTACAACGACGAGGAGACTATGGACATACTCAGTGCCCGCGATATCATGATGGTCAGTGATCCAAGTGACAGTGACTCGACGATACTGGCCAGCGAGCCGCCCCAGAGGAGGCTCAAGAACGCCTCGCAGTCGTCCAACGCGTACGCGACCGCGCAGGACGCTACCGAGCACAGGATAGTGATACAGGTGAAAGGACCGGACAAGGACGCGACGTCCGCGAGGAACACCAGCCCCAGGCAGAACAGACGACGCGGGAACCCCAGCAACGTCGACTTGGTGCCCACCTCCACTGCTCAAGGCACCGCGCAACGGACCTCCGTCACCGCTGCTGGAAGTGTTACCCCTGAATTCGTTGGATATCAG GAGTTGAAGGAGAGCGAGGACGAGAAGGAGGCATTGAATATCTGCAACTACGACGAGAGGCACAGCGGCGCGTCGCCTCCTCAATCTGCCGACGAAGAGAGCGACATCGAGAGCTTGCACAGCTTCCATTACAGTCCAAAAGCAGTGGACTTGCCGTCAGCGGTTCGATTGGCCAAGAGGCTGTACTCGTTGGACGGGTTCAAGAAGTCTGATGTCTCCAGACACCTTAGCAAAAA CAACGACTTTAGTAGAGCGGTAGCCGAAGAATACTTGAGATACTTCAACTTCGAACGGGACACGCTGGACGTGGCTCTCAGAAAGTTCCTTGCCCAGTTCTCTCTGACAGGCGAGACccaagagagagaaagggttCTTGTACATTTCTCCAAGAGATTTCTCGACTGCAACCCGGGCGCATTCAATTCGCAGG ACGCTGTTCACACCTTAACTTGTGCTATAATGCTGCTCAACACGGATCTACACGGTCAAAATATCGGCAGGAAAATGTCGTGTAATGAATTTATCGAAAACCTCTCGGAATTGAACGACGGTGACAATTTTCCCAGGGAGGTCCTCAAGCAGCTTTACAATGCTATCAAATCGTTCCCCTTGGAATGGGCCTT AGACGAAGAAGGGGATGAAACAGCGAACCAAGCAATTCAGCAAGGTGATGTTCCAGCGATATCTGGAACTGGCAATCCATTTCTCGACGTGCCAAATGTTACGGGTGCTACGGAGTTCAAGAAGGGTTACGTTATGCGGAAATGTTGCTACGACTCCAACggaaagaaaa CACCGTTTGGGAAACGAGGCTGGAAGATGTATTATTGTACGCTGCGAGaacttgtattatatttgCACAAAGACGAGCATGGCTTCCGTAACGATAGTTTGCACAACGCGATACGCATTCATCATGCGTTGGCGACGAAGGCGTCGGACTACACGAAAAAACAACACGTATTCAGGTTACAGACTGCCGATCAGGCGGAGTATCTCTTCCAAACGAG TGATTCCAAAGAACTACAATCATGGATCGACACGATCAATTTCGTGTGCGCGAGTTTTTCCTGCCAACCGTTAGCAGGCGCTGTGGGCTCACAACGAAAATTTCAGCGACCACTGCTCCCCTGCAGCCACACGAAATTATCTCCT AGAGAACAGTTACGGGACCACGAGGAAAGGGTTAGCAAATTAGAAGCTGAACTGGAGGAGCACAGGCGGCATCCACCCGAAAGAGGGGCGAAAGCTCTCGCTGTACAGAACTATAAGGAAAAGGATGCCTACTTGCATCACGAG TTGAAAAGGTACAAAACGTACGCGTACTTGCTACGATCGAGGCTGGCATTTACAGAGGTGGAGCCATCATTGGTGGAGAGCAGTATCGGTGAAGTGGACGAAGGAAGCGGGGCTCTGCTGAATTCCGAGGTGGCGTTAGTGCCACCACCTGTTCCCGATCGGCCAGCCATAAATAG CATGTGTGGTCTAGTCTGA
- the LOC128874722 gene encoding PH and SEC7 domain-containing protein isoform X1, translated as MCRVPEFSAASHSVATCLSQMPNFAYCLLCCCRPLDRYLSRRGDRFDYVDYVPLCQVEAGDVILRVDEVDVNRFSTKEVLKCLRLSSDPVTLKLRRDPAIKAHVRRLLTPGQPVCDETDSSKISHEVTTLASNPRAVTSGNGEKTESRKPGTPELPGGSPQEPTGATQYATRSNGSYSDASGSSELEALLPPVVDSFKEEERAQWEPLSGDKFTRQKNTPRFEAYMMTGDLMLNLSRTQQSSGLLPKHQKKVDSLRYNNHHTHHHHNHHNHHHHNSVPTSPNEMLGHHRAYKCTGSNSASTSPVGISKRENSQCPGQSDSNKPNAASFGYSSGFVRTSRSEDHLQFQKDPSMSAVDIDIDDDVTSSLNTLLDTRPDSGQGLSSERIVWTYNAPVSSPSASERTSCCQNGSSSQSSSSSSSTEGTSPQRSLSPASPTSVSSSVMSSNSGSRRFPPPVPTGATATALGPSGDGTASSASGLHPTNGDLSQSEAISNMSSPDYNDEETMDILSARDIMMVSDPSDSDSTILASEPPQRRLKNASQSSNAYATAQDATEHRIVIQVKGPDKDATSARNTSPRQNRRRGNPSNVDLVPTSTAQGTAQRTSVTAAGSVTPEFVGYQELKESEDEKEALNICNYDERHSGASPPQSADEESDIESLHSFHYSPKAVDLPSAVRLAKRLYSLDGFKKSDVSRHLSKNNDFSRAVAEEYLRYFNFERDTLDVALRKFLAQFSLTGETQERERVLVHFSKRFLDCNPGAFNSQDAVHTLTCAIMLLNTDLHGQNIGRKMSCNEFIENLSELNDGDNFPREVLKQLYNAIKSFPLEWALDEEGDETANQAIQQGDVPAISGTGNPFLDVPNVTGATEFKKGYVMRKCCYDSNGKKTPFGKRGWKMYYCTLRELVLYLHKDEHGFRNDSLHNAIRIHHALATKASDYTKKQHVFRLQTADQAEYLFQTSDSKELQSWIDTINFVCASFSCQPLAGAVGSQRKFQRPLLPCSHTKLSPREQLRDHEERVSKLEAELEEHRRHPPERGAKALAVQNYKEKDAYLHHELKRYKTYAYLLRSRLAFTEVEPSLVESSIGEVDEGSGALLNSEVALVPPPVPDRPAINRYSYRAAIYNRNLLNGQDYGGDIG; from the exons ATGTGCCGTGTTCCTGAATTCTCGGCTGCGTCGCATAGCGTTGCGACGTGCCTTTCGCAAATGCCCAATTTCGCGTACTGTCTATTGTGTTGTTGCCGGCCCCTTGATCGATACTTGTCGAGACGCGGCGACAGATTCGATTACGTCGACTATGTTCCCCTCTGTCAG GTCGAGGCCGGTGACGTCATACTCAGGGTGGACGAAGTCGATGTCAACCGATTCAGTACTAAAGAAG TGCTGAAATGTCTGCGGCTCTCGTCGGACCCTGTCACCCTGAAGCTACGAAGGG ATCCAGCAATAAAAGCGCACGTGCGTCGTTTGTTAACGCCTGGGCAGCCGGTGTGCGACGAAACGGACTCGTCGAAGATCTCGCACGAGGTGACGACCCTCGCTAGTAATCCCAGGGCCGTGACGTCAGGGAACGGGGAGAAAACGGAATCTAGGAAGCCTGGAACCCCAGAATTGCCAGGTGGCTCGCCCCAGGAACCGACTGGAGCGACGCAATATGCGACCAGAAGCAACGGTTCCTACAGCGATGCTTCCGGTTCCTCCGAGCTGGAGGCGCTTCTTCCACCCGTCGTCGACAGCTTCAAGGAGGAAGAACGAGCCCAATGGGAGCCTCTGTCTGGCGATAAGTTCACCAGACAGAAGAACACGCCTAG GTTCGAAGCGTATATGATGACTGGCGACCTGATGTTGAACCTGTCGCGTACCCAGCAGAGCAGCGGCCTGTTACCGAAACATCAGAAGAAGGTCGACTCGCTTAGGTACAACAATCATCACACCCACCATCACCATAATCACCACAATCACCACCATCATAACTCGGTACCCACCAGTCCTAACGAGATGCTGGGCCATCACCGTGCTTACAAGTGCACCGGTTCGAATTCGGCCAGCACCTCACCGGTGGGGATCAGCAAACGCGAGAACAGCCAATGCCCGGGTCAGAGCGACTCTAACAAACCGAACGCCGCGAGTTTCGGTTACTCGAGCGGTTTCGTGCGCACCTCGCGCTCCGAGGATCATTTGCAATTCCAAAAGGACCCGTCGATGAGCGCGGTGGACATTGACATTGACGACGACGTCACGTCCAGCTTGAACACCCTGTTGGACACGCGGCCGGACAGCGGCCAGGGTCTGTCCAGCGAGCGGATCGTCTGGACGTACAACGCCCCTGTTAGCTCGCCGTCCGCCTCGGAGCGCACCTCGTGCTGCCAAAATGGCAGCTCGTCGCAATCCTCGTCGAGTAGCTCCTCGACGGAGGGCACTAGTCCCCAGAGATCCTTATCGCCTGCCTCCCCTACCTCGGTCTCGTCCTCCGTCATGTCCTCCAATTCTGGATCCCGTAGGTTCCCACCGCCGGTCCCCACGGGCGCCACCGCGACCGCCCTGGGCCCATCCGGCGACGGGACCGCCTCCTCGGCCTCCGGGCTTCATCCCACCAACGGTGACCTCAGTCAGTCAGAGGCAATCAGCAACATGTCCAGTCCCGACTACAACGACGAGGAGACTATGGACATACTCAGTGCCCGCGATATCATGATGGTCAGTGATCCAAGTGACAGTGACTCGACGATACTGGCCAGCGAGCCGCCCCAGAGGAGGCTCAAGAACGCCTCGCAGTCGTCCAACGCGTACGCGACCGCGCAGGACGCTACCGAGCACAGGATAGTGATACAGGTGAAAGGACCGGACAAGGACGCGACGTCCGCGAGGAACACCAGCCCCAGGCAGAACAGACGACGCGGGAACCCCAGCAACGTCGACTTGGTGCCCACCTCCACTGCTCAAGGCACCGCGCAACGGACCTCCGTCACCGCTGCTGGAAGTGTTACCCCTGAATTCGTTGGATATCAG GAGTTGAAGGAGAGCGAGGACGAGAAGGAGGCATTGAATATCTGCAACTACGACGAGAGGCACAGCGGCGCGTCGCCTCCTCAATCTGCCGACGAAGAGAGCGACATCGAGAGCTTGCACAGCTTCCATTACAGTCCAAAAGCAGTGGACTTGCCGTCAGCGGTTCGATTGGCCAAGAGGCTGTACTCGTTGGACGGGTTCAAGAAGTCTGATGTCTCCAGACACCTTAGCAAAAA CAACGACTTTAGTAGAGCGGTAGCCGAAGAATACTTGAGATACTTCAACTTCGAACGGGACACGCTGGACGTGGCTCTCAGAAAGTTCCTTGCCCAGTTCTCTCTGACAGGCGAGACccaagagagagaaagggttCTTGTACATTTCTCCAAGAGATTTCTCGACTGCAACCCGGGCGCATTCAATTCGCAGG ACGCTGTTCACACCTTAACTTGTGCTATAATGCTGCTCAACACGGATCTACACGGTCAAAATATCGGCAGGAAAATGTCGTGTAATGAATTTATCGAAAACCTCTCGGAATTGAACGACGGTGACAATTTTCCCAGGGAGGTCCTCAAGCAGCTTTACAATGCTATCAAATCGTTCCCCTTGGAATGGGCCTT AGACGAAGAAGGGGATGAAACAGCGAACCAAGCAATTCAGCAAGGTGATGTTCCAGCGATATCTGGAACTGGCAATCCATTTCTCGACGTGCCAAATGTTACGGGTGCTACGGAGTTCAAGAAGGGTTACGTTATGCGGAAATGTTGCTACGACTCCAACggaaagaaaa CACCGTTTGGGAAACGAGGCTGGAAGATGTATTATTGTACGCTGCGAGaacttgtattatatttgCACAAAGACGAGCATGGCTTCCGTAACGATAGTTTGCACAACGCGATACGCATTCATCATGCGTTGGCGACGAAGGCGTCGGACTACACGAAAAAACAACACGTATTCAGGTTACAGACTGCCGATCAGGCGGAGTATCTCTTCCAAACGAG TGATTCCAAAGAACTACAATCATGGATCGACACGATCAATTTCGTGTGCGCGAGTTTTTCCTGCCAACCGTTAGCAGGCGCTGTGGGCTCACAACGAAAATTTCAGCGACCACTGCTCCCCTGCAGCCACACGAAATTATCTCCT AGAGAACAGTTACGGGACCACGAGGAAAGGGTTAGCAAATTAGAAGCTGAACTGGAGGAGCACAGGCGGCATCCACCCGAAAGAGGGGCGAAAGCTCTCGCTGTACAGAACTATAAGGAAAAGGATGCCTACTTGCATCACGAG TTGAAAAGGTACAAAACGTACGCGTACTTGCTACGATCGAGGCTGGCATTTACAGAGGTGGAGCCATCATTGGTGGAGAGCAGTATCGGTGAAGTGGACGAAGGAAGCGGGGCTCTGCTGAATTCCGAGGTGGCGTTAGTGCCACCACCTGTTCCCGATCGGCCAGCCATAAATAGGTACAGTTACAGGGCTGCCATTTACAACCGTAATCTGCTAAACGGTCAGGACTACGGCGGGGACATTGGTTGA